Proteins found in one Aspergillus puulaauensis MK2 DNA, chromosome 8, nearly complete sequence genomic segment:
- a CDS encoding uncharacterized protein (COG:S;~EggNog:ENOG410PIYD;~InterPro:IPR036291,IPR008030;~PFAM:PF13460,PF05368) → MPSNRIAVYGHRGWASSAIVAALIASGAPIKVLYRPGSDISSLPNSVAKIAVDLDDQDTVVAALQDVDVVISLVGHEGVTRQLGLVNAIPKTNVRLFVPSDLAARYDEQGLRIPVNHAKHEVERAARAAGIPVTVVLTGNFAEFALATPAMGVDRRNNRIIFTGESEHKALNLCTRSYVAAAYASIFASTPIDQLRNRTIALCELRATGSEIAHSLTTQHGSRTRSKHESAESINEVVESSIATGSKFALAFYCRRIWGSGQQTEMMGCEFWDVKGFRKASLHDLIVGGRLQEYRELPSALLEFVESQF, encoded by the exons ATGCCGTCCAATCGAATTGCGGTCTACGGCCATCGGGGATGGGCCAGCTCAGCTATTGTTGCAGCCCTCATCGCCTCAGGAGCCCCTATCAAGGTCCTGTACCGGCCCGGATCCGATATATCCTCTCTCCCTAACTCGGTGGCCAAGATTGCCGTCGACTTGGATGATCAAGACACCGTCGTCGCTGCCCTgcaggatgtggatgttgttAT ATCCCTCGTTGGACACGAAGGTGTCACCCGCCAGCTCGGCCTGGTGAATGCCATCCCCAAGACGAACGTTCGGCTTTTCGTCCCTTCGGATCTCGCTGCGCGGTATGACGAGCAGGGACTGCGCATCCCAGTCAACCACGCCAAGCACGAGGTCGAGAGAGCAGCCCGTGCTGCTGGTATTCCGGTTACAGTGGTCCTTACTGGCAATTTTGCGGAGTTTGCCTTGGCTACACC GGCTATGGGAGTAGACCGTCGCAATAACAGGATTATCTTCACCGGCGAGTCAGAGCACAAGGCTCTTAACCTCTG CACTCGGTCCTACGTTGCTGCCGCGTACGCCTCCATATTCGCCTCAACGCCCATTGACCAACTCAGGAACCGCACCATAGCCCTGTGCGAGCTTCGAGCAACAGGAAGTGAAATCGCACACAGCCTGACAACACAGCATGGTTCTAGAACACGCAGTAAACATGAATCGGCCGAGTCTATTAATGAAGTGGTCGAGAGCTCTATTGCGACCGGCAGCAAATTCGCGCTGGCGTTCTACTGCCGCAGAATCTGGGGAAGCGGGCAGCAGACTGAAATGATGGGATGCGAGTTTTGGGATGTCAAGGGTTTTCGCAAGGCGTCGTTGCATGATCTCATTGTAGGCGGGCGGCTGCAAGAATATCGCGAGCTGCCATCGGCGCTCCTGGAGTTTGTGGAATCGCAGTTTTAA
- a CDS encoding Zn(II)2Cys6 transcription factor (COG:K;~EggNog:ENOG410Q2DS;~InterPro:IPR036864,IPR007219,IPR001138;~PFAM:PF00172,PF04082;~go_function: GO:0000981 - DNA-binding transcription factor activity, RNA polymerase II-specific [Evidence IEA];~go_function: GO:0003677 - DNA binding [Evidence IEA];~go_function: GO:0008270 - zinc ion binding [Evidence IEA];~go_process: GO:0006351 - transcription, DNA-templated [Evidence IEA];~go_process: GO:0006355 - regulation of transcription, DNA-templated [Evidence IEA]), whose protein sequence is MVSTAGKQRLRASKACQRCSRRKVKCDAAELGCPCSRCRMDNVAECTLATSRRGTYDRTSFRRQVANPGASSSVGRASTAQTSPSSGRRSRADSRSPQLFPAEEIPIPSNGDHPHAVDVTRPPDSVPSSAGASDHPSLSAMFENFLDRAGHENLCKAKLVLFGEPSPLTFALQLRRDMNSGLHDTNQRVLSSDSLAVVQENVHPKHLRPHDIECLKAKGAFIYPESESLAEMMNVFLERFYPLYSVVNPTDLRKAQQERKLPWILLHSICFIAMTFCEPATIYKAGFGSRAEARQVYYDRAKALFDLNYENSKILLVKVAILLSFKGPQMDCYWNPCSWIEVGVTMAVALGLHRKSIAINGNFNDRGLLRRLWWTLAARDAHCSALLGRPFRINIAQCDVEMLTQDDFPDEHTFQPPTIPSGCSCRESFEYQIQATKLSLILRDIMFLRFGPTSVSSTTELIHEQLATWKAKLPAAMQCQPGQSSASISAVQLDILLNYHIMLLHMDQPRQSRPNPSTLSAPPPTGYDSTGISESSALAVSSSAIKLMTRISICNIPHEVFPGFFMAGIILYQQTQQAQNTHLARMIQASFDNCQMLLNQAQNTWDPGVWAMKAFEFLLLAADAADALETRIPPAGSTPSLDINHAASTQPQPPGYANVSASDFDWDVPGDLADYMLLPNFFVPFDT, encoded by the coding sequence ATGGTCTCTACAGCCGGGAAGCAGCGGCTGCGAGCCTCCAAGGCTTGTCAGCGATGCAGCCGGCGCAAGGTCAAGTGTGATGCCGCCGAGCTTGGTTGTCCTTGCAGCCGATGCCGCATGGACAATGTCGCCGAGTGTACACTGGCCACCTCGCGCCGAGGGACTTATGATCGAACGAGCTTTCGCCGGCAGGTGGCAAACCCTGGCGCATCATCGTCAGTGGGCCGGGCTTCAACTGCGCAGACCAGTCCTTCATCCGGCCGCCGCAGCCGAGCTGATTCTCGCTCTCCCCAGCTGTTTCCGGCCGAGGAAATACCAATACCTTCAAATGGAGATCACCCGCATGCCGTGGATGTGACTCGGCCGCCCGACAGTGTCCCCTCCTCGGCAGGCGCATCAGACCATCCATCACTATCGGCCATGTTCGAGAATTTCCTCGACCGCGCAGGTCACGAAAACCTGTGCAAGGCGAAGCTGGTTCTGTTCGGGGAACCTTCGCCCTTGACATTTGCCCTGCAGCTGCGGAGGGACATGAATTCGGGCCTGCACGACACCAACCAGCGTGTCTTGAGCAGTGATTCACTAGCCGTCGTCCAAGAGAATGTGCATCCAAAACACCTTCGTCCCCACGATATCGAGTGTCTGAAGGCGAAGGGGGCGTTCATTTACCCGGAATCGGAGTCTTTGGCAGAGATGATGAACGTATTTCTGGAACGGTTCTATCCTCTATACTCTGTTGTGAATCCAACAGACTTACGCAAGGCGCAGCAGGAGCGGAAGCTGCCGTGGATCCTGCTGCATTCCATCTGTTTCATTGCGATGACTTTCTGCGAGCCTGCCACAATCTACAAGGCTGGGTTTGGTTCCCGCGCCGAGGCGCGCCAGGTCTACTACGATCGGGCCAAGGCGCTTTTTGATTTAAATTATGAAAATAGCAAGATACTTCTAGTCAAGGTGGCGATCCTGCTCAGTTTCAAGGGCCCTCAGATGGACTGCTACTGGAACCCATGCTCGTGGATTGAGGTTGGGGTGACGATGGCTGTGGCCCTGGGACTGCACCGCAAATCCATTGCAATCAATGGAAACTTCAATGACCGCGGCCTGCTCAGGCGGTTATGGTGGACGTTGGCTGCTCGCGATGCCCATTGTTCCGCACTACTGGGCCGACCATTCCGTATTAATATAGCCCAATGCGATGTGGAAATGTTAACGCAGGACGACTTCCCGGACGAACATACATTCCAGCCCCCGACGATACCATCAGGCTGTAGCTGCCGCGAGTCGTTCGAGTACCAGATCCAAGCCACCAAACTGTCACTTATCCTCCGAGACATCATGTTCTTACGGTTCGGGCCGACCAGTGTAAGCTCTACAACGGAACTAATCCACGAGCAACTGGCCACCTGGAAAGCAAAGCTCCCAGCCGCAATGCAATGCCAGCCTGGCCAATCCTCCGCATCGATATCAGCCGTGCAACTCGACATCCTGCTTAATTATCACATCATGCTCCTCCACATGGACCAGCCCCGACAGTCAAGACCCAATCCATCGACCCTCTCGGCCCCGCCGCCCACCGGCTACGATTCCACGGGCATTTCAGAGTCGTCGGCCCTGGCGGTCTCTTCGAGCGCCATCAAACTCATGACGCGGATCTCCATTTGCAATATCCCCCACGAGGTGTTCCCTGGGTTCTTCATGGCAGGAATCATTCTCTACCAGCAGACCCAACAGGCGCAGAACACCCATCTTGCGAGAATGATCCAGGCCAGCTTCGACAATTGCCAAATGCTCTTGAATCAGGCCCAGAATACCTGGGACCCGGGCGTCTGGGCGATGAAAGCTTTTgagttcctcctccttgctgCGGATGCAGCCGATGCTCTAGAAACTCGGATACCCCCGGCAGGCAGTACGCcatctctagatattaatcaCGCTGCTTCTACGCAGCCCCAGCCTCCGGGATATGCTAATGTGTCTGCCTCGGATTTTGATTGGGACGTGCCCGGGGACTTGGCGGATTATATGCTTCTCCCAAACTTTTTCGTGCCGTTCGATACATAG
- a CDS encoding putative carboxylesterase (CAZy:CE10;~COG:T;~EggNog:ENOG410Q1N6;~InterPro:IPR019826,IPR002018,IPR029058;~MEROPS:MER0033188;~PFAM:PF00135): MSTSMLSQAGVKGDDASVRISEKAEYKAFISALGVAHHLGVQFARIPARFRQAQLVPPESHCAIVDATEYGPICPQAPDKLRGIRQHLFAGAPAANLAQSEYDCLRLNIYAPKPVISSESKLPVVVWIHGGGWTIENGNADFSGDFLVHHSIEAGKPIVFVSINYRMGSFGFLSSSELAAEAVSHGEAGWANQGLHDQRLGLQWVKDYIHLFGGDGSNVTIAGESAGAWSVLAHLRSNQALCQRGIMQSAPSWSMLRPEEAQAKFDRLVQHAGVPPTATASQKIAALRSASTQELIAWNGPLTSPIWDPKWFVGHSLPEGPLDCVEPFPSWVKAIVMGTMRDEMSVFGFDKVEQTKGSVISNLRNILSLPSDQSFSSEVLEEYGVLEVKSDTAAVQALTSLLADACFSRLPFNVASACSLPNSPSLYIYRFDQPDEAESSPLNGAAFHTLDNAYLCRYPAVAGSAAPRSCQATADMFSQMVLRQAYGESPWQEYSISHAQNVFDGAHTRLETVGREAQPWRKLLTSQDRVNRFARLFYDFINQGPGQ, encoded by the exons ATGTCGACCTCAATGCTGTCGCAAGCTGGCGTCAAAGGCGACGACGCCAGTGTCAGAATCAGTGAAAAGGCCGAGTACAAAGCCTTTATTTCTGCTCTGGGAGTGGCCCATCATCTCGGCGTGCAGTTCGCGCGTATCCCTGCTCGTTTCCGCCAGGCTCAACTCGTTCCCCCCGAGAGCCATTGTGCCATCGTGGATGCCACTGAATATGGGCCGATCTGCCCTCAGGCTCCTGACAAACTTCGTGGCATTCGGCAGCACCTCTTTGCTGGTGCGCCGGCCGCGAACTTGGCGCAATCCGAGTATGATTGCCTCCGGTTGAATATCTACGCGCCTAAACCGGTCATCTCGTCCGAGAGCAAGTTGCCTGTTGTTGTATGGATTCACGGAGGTGGGTGGACGATTGAAAACGGTAACGCTGACTTTT CTGGCGACTTTCTAGTACACCACTCGATTGAGGCCGGCAAGCCGATAGTGTTTGTATCCATCAACTACCGGATGGGATCCTTCGGGTTCCTGTCTTCATCAGAACTCGCAGCAGAGGCAGTCAGTCATGGAGAAGCAGGGTGGGCAAACCAGGGTCTTCACGACCAGCGTCTCGGGCTTCAATGG GTGAAAGACTACATTCACCTGTTCGGAGGTGATGGCTCTAACGTAACGATTGCCGGGGAGTCTGCCGGGGCCTGGTCTGTCCTGGCTCATTTGCGATCAAACCAGGCCCTGTGTCAGCGCGGGATCATGCAATCAGCTCCATCTTGGTCCATGCTCCGGCCAGAAGAGGCACAGGCCAAATTCGACCGACTCGTGCAGCATGCCGGGGTCCCTCCCACTGCGACGGCTTCGCAGAAGATTGCTGCGTTACGGTCAGCATCCACACAGGAGTTGATCGCATGGAACGGGCCACTGACATCTCCGATTTGGGATCCAAAGTGGTTTGTCGGTCATTCCTTGCCAGAAGGCCCCCTCGACTGCGTGGAGCCATTTCCGAGCTGGGTTAAGGCCATCGTAATGGGGACAATGCGAGACGAAATGTCGGTCTTTGGGTTCGACAAGGTTGAGCAAACCAAGGGATCCGTGATCTCCAACCTCCGTAATATCCTGTCTCTCCCAAGCGACCAGTCCTTCAGCTCCGAGGTACTAGAGGAATATGGCGTCCTGGAAGTCAAGTCAGATACAGCGGCAGTGCAAGCACTGACCAGTCTCCTTGCTGATGCCTGCTTCTCGCGTCTGCCGTTCAACGTCGCCAGCGCCTGTAGTCTCCCCAATTCACCATCACTGTATATATACCGATTCGATCAGCCCGACGAGGCGGAATCCAGTCCGCTCAACGGAGCTGCATTCCATACCCTGGATAACGCTTACTTGTGCCGTTACCCTGCGGTCGCAGGCTCTGCAGCCCCGCGCTCGTGTCAAGCCACGGCAGATATGTTCTCCCAAATGGTTCTCCGCCAGGCATACGGTGAGTCTCCCTGGCAGGAGTATAGCATTTCGCACGCACAAAATGTGTTTGACGGAGCTCACACTCGACTTGAGACCGTCGGTCGTGAGGCACAGCCCTGGAGGAAGCTGTTGACCAGTCAAGACCGAGTGAATAGATTTGCGAGATTGTTTTATGATTTTATCAATCAAGGACCGGGGCAGTGA
- a CDS encoding uncharacterized protein (COG:G;~EggNog:ENOG410PUP0;~InterPro:IPR005828,IPR003663,IPR036259,IPR020846;~PFAM:PF00083,PF07690;~TransMembrane:12 (i40-56o91-110i119-137o143-165i177-201o207-230i298-320o332-352i359-380o392-413i425-447o459-478i);~go_component: GO:0016020 - membrane [Evidence IEA];~go_component: GO:0016021 - integral component of membrane [Evidence IEA];~go_function: GO:0022857 - transmembrane transporter activity [Evidence IEA];~go_process: GO:0055085 - transmembrane transport [Evidence IEA]), with amino-acid sequence MAVLEKDHTDNGITIDHEEHTERPRPKGPGWDDVLRHRRIFAWCLLIFFLPMNFGYENSISGSILAMPQFLEQFGHQTNGTMVLGSQDQQILNAALSVGVFCAAIIAGFLSDACGRRKAIMVASIICCAGVLVQYYATSILMLFGGKVVATLGFGLGQSVAPVFISEIAPSSMRGICLALINTMIVCGQWLASLTIFGATFNSRSDAWRIPLICQIIPPGISFLAAISFLPESPTWLLMKNRQDKAKEAFQRFNGPQLDPEPPLNQTLEAIAMEEESASGKHPWAECFQQPSLRRTTIVIMTYLAQQLIGVNFIAGYLTYYYALAGVNSPLAIAQASYAIQLFGNMCSWPLIERLGRRQLIVGGCIAMTTLLPVIGGISILNTPKALKATVALMTVWGFLYQATLGACAYAIGGEIPTPALRQKTYAINMVVTTVASTVVYQVMPILINSDKANLGGKIAFVFFAPSVPMCCYLFFCLPETAGRSFDELEKLFQARVSARKFRGYRIELNEAAVLHCKEGGIPTG; translated from the exons ATGGCGGTCCTGGAAAAAGACCACACCGATAACGGCATCACTATTGATCATGAAGAACATACAGAACGCCCACGACCAAAGGGCCCAGGCTGGGACGATGTTCTACGGCATCGAAGAATCTTTGCTTGGT GCCTCCtaatcttcttcctgcccatGAACTTCGGCTACGAAAACTCCATCAGCGGAAGCATTCTGGCAATGCCTCAGTTCTTGGAGCAATTTGGACATCAGACCAATGGAACTATGGTCCTTGGCTCTCAGGACCAGCAAATCCTGAATGCTGCCCTGTCTGTTGGAGTGTTTTGTGCCGCGATTATTGCAGGCTTTTTGTCCGATGCCTGTGGCCGAAGGAAGGCCATCATGGTTGCTAGTATCATTTGCTGCGCTGGTGTGCTGGTCCAGTACTATGCTACAAGCATTCTGATGCTTTTTGGCGGCAAAGTTGTTGCGACCTTGGGCTTTGGACTTGGCCAGTCTGTAGCACCAGTCTTTATATCAGAGATCGCGCCGAGCTCAATGAGGGGGATATGTCTTGCCCTAATT AACACAATGATAGTCTGTGGGCAGTGGCTGGCGTCGTTGACTATTTTTGGTGCCACCTTTAACTCTCGTTCTGATGCCTGGCGGATTCCATTAATTTGTCAAATCATCCCACCAGGAATTTCATTTCTGGCTGCaatttctttccttcccGAGTCTCCAACCTGGCTACTCATGAAGAACCGGCAGGATAAGGCCAAAGAAGCATTCCAGAGGTTCAATGGACCACAACTCGACCCAGAACCCCCGCTTAACCAGACTCTTGAAGCCATTGccatggaggaggagagtgcAAGCGGCAAGCACCCTTGGGCCGAATGCTTCCAGCAACCCAGTCTACGGAGAACAACAATCGTTATTATGACCTACCTAGCACAGCAGTTGATCGGGGTTAACTTCATAGCTGGCTATCTCAC TTACTACTATGCACTCGCAGGAGTGAATAGCCCTCTTGCCATCGCCCAAGCGTCATATGCCATACAGTTGTTCGGCAATATGTGCTCGTGGCCGTTAATCGAGCGCCTGGGACGCCGGCAGCTCATTGTGGGTGGCTGCATCGCGATGACAACCCTGCTACCGGTTATCGGTGGCATTAGCATCTTAAATACGCCCAAAGCACTGAAGGCTACCGTTGCGCTGATGACTGTATGGGGGTTTCTG TACCAAGCTACTCTGGGCGCATGCGCCTACGCGATCGGGGGAGAGATCCCAACCCCTGCTCTGCGCCAGAAGACCTATGCGATTAACATGGTGGTCACGACGGTTGCATCGACGGTTGTGTATCAGGTCATGCCGATTCTGATAAACTCAGACAAAGCGAACCTTGGGGGCAAGATTGCGTTTGTGTTCTTTGCTCCTTCTGTTCCCATGTGCTGCTATTTGTTTTTTTGTCTACCGGAGACCGCGGGTCGGAGCTTTGATGAGCTGGAAAAGCTGTTTCAGGCGCGTGTTTCGGCTCGCAAGTTCAGAGGGTATCGGATAGAGCTCAACGAAGCCGCAGTATTGCATTGCAAAGAGGGCGGGATTCCCACTGGTTGA
- a CDS encoding Dabb family protein (COG:S;~EggNog:ENOG410PQUX;~InterPro:IPR011008,IPR013097;~PFAM:PF07876), whose amino-acid sequence MGKVTHIVQLQFKSDVGQSTIQEAISTMLSLKEKCILPKTGKPYIVSSTGGKECSVEGMQNGITHVFVVEFASVADRDYYAKEDPAHLAFGASLGPIVAQVQVVDIEDGIF is encoded by the exons ATGGGAAAGGTCACACATATTGTCCAGCTCCAGTTCAAGAGCGATGTTGGCCAATCCACTATACAAgag GCCATCAGCACTATGCTTTCGCTAAAGGAGAAGTGCATCCTCCCCAAAACAGGAAAGCCGTACATTGTTTCGAGCACAGGAGGAAAAGAGTGTTCTGTGGAGGGAATGCAG AATGGCATTACCCATGTCTTCGTCGTTGAGTTCGCATCTGTGGCGGACCGCGACTATTACGCAAAGGAAGATCCGGCGCATCTTGCTTTCGGTGCAAGTCTTGGTCCGATCGTTGCACAGGTGCAGGTGGTGGACATTGAAGATGGCATCTTTTGA
- a CDS encoding uncharacterized protein (InterPro:IPR014710,IPR011051) yields MSMSSGELGFLLPNGTRIVHGSGAAARDAFPVGTNIPGRLQTFSAGHANDPSTPCFCGPQGLLPFDTKTRMPRHVHMAPNTTGKSLRYVVEKIMVMEGVAVAELGGEFYVIPPRTLVLIGAGVPHTWTACPPGIDFEALGFPADEGGAVSTGRFVAVFEYEVPTSFFPTAQTETLTTEEEYVRCDDLHSIRIPAMTVEELRERAWFVWGEGVRKLPLDR; encoded by the coding sequence ATGTCAATGTCATCTGGCGAACTCGGATTCTTGCTCCCCAATGGAACGCGCATCGTGCACGGCAGCGGCGCTGCCGCCAGAGACGCTTTCCCGGTAGGCACGAACATCCCTGGCCGACTTCAAACATTCAGCGCAGGCCATGCCAACGACCCATCTACGCCGTGCTTCTGCGGACCCCAAGGATTACTACCTTTCGACACCAAGACCCGAATGCCGCGCCATGTGCATATGGCCCCAAACACTACCGGCAAAAGCCTTCGCTATGTGGTGGAAAAGATCATGGTTATGGAGGGAGTGGCCGTAGCAGAGCTTGGGGGCGAATTCTACGTAATTCCACCTCGCACGCTGGTGTTGATCGGGGCTGGCGTGCCACACACCTGGACTGCTTGCCCACCGGGTATCGACTTCGAGGCATTGGGGTTTCCCGCCGACGAAGGGGGGGCTGTTTCAACGGGGAGATTTGTTGCGGTTTTCGAATACGAAGTCCCGACCTCATTCTTCCCAACGGCGCAGACGGAGACTCTAACTACGGAAGAGGAGTATGTCAGATGCGATGATCTGCATTCCATTAGGATCCCGGCCATGACGGTGGAAGAACTTCGGGAACGGGCGTGGTTTGTCTGGGGGGAGGGAGTTCGGAAGCTCCCCTTGGATAGGTAG
- a CDS encoding NAD-dependent succinate-semialdehyde dehydrogenase (COG:C;~EggNog:ENOG410PUYN;~InterPro:IPR015590,IPR029510,IPR016160,IPR016161, IPR016162,IPR016163;~PFAM:PF00171;~go_function: GO:0016491 - oxidoreductase activity [Evidence IEA];~go_function: GO:0016620 - oxidoreductase activity, acting on the aldehyde or oxo group of donors, NAD or NADP as acceptor [Evidence IEA];~go_process: GO:0055114 - oxidation-reduction process [Evidence IEA]): MESTEQVTAPAAELLDVKNEALLVTSGLINGQEVNGHKGKTFPVIEPSSGTVLAQCADLSKEHIVSAIEAADKGYVTYYKTTTARERGLLLKKFHRLILDNADDLARILSLENGKTIAEARGEINYAASFVSWFAEEATRAYGDTIPSSYSNAEVFTFKEPVGVCGIITPWNFPAAMITRKIAPALAAGCSVVIKPPRETPFSALALGKLALAAGIPADCIHVVPTSDRQVASELALNPQVRKLSFTGSTGVGKTLTAMAAQTMKRVSMELGGNAPFIVFQDADLDQAVAGVMVCKFRSSGQTCVCANRILVHRNVQEMFIAKLIEKVRALKLGRGIDADTTQGPLVNAAAVKKVAEHVEDAIGKGATLHTGGKPPSHLSGFFYEPTVISGVVPGMAVASEETFGPLAAIFTFTSEQEAVALANATEFGLAGYFFSENIGRAMRVARQLECGMVGVNTGLISAAESPFGGVKESGMGREGSRYGLHEYQNIKSVTVGNLQG, translated from the exons ATGGAATCAACTGAACAGGTCACCGCGCCAGCTgctgagctgctggatgtcAAGAATGAAGCATTGCTGGTAACGTCAGGTTTGATCAACGGTCAAGAAGTCAACGGGCACAAAGGAAAAACGTTCCCCGTCATAGAGCCATCAAGTGGAACCGTGCTTGCCCAGTGTGCAGACTTATCCAAGGAGCATATCGTATCGGCCATCGAGGCTGCCGACAAAGGATATGTCACGTACTATAAGACCACCACGGCACGGGAACGAGGCCTGTTATTGAAGAAGTTCCACCGGCTAATCCTTGACAATGCGGACGACT TGGCCAGAATCCTCTCCCTCGAGAATGGGAAGACAATCGCCGAAGCAAGAGGAGAAATCAACTACGCCGCCTCGTTTGTTTCCTGGTTCGCCGAAGAGGCGACTCGCGCCTACGGAGACACCATCCCATCATCTTACTCGAACGCGGAGGTTTTCACCTTTAAAGAACCAGTAGGAGTGTGCGGTATCATAACCCCCTGGAACTTCCCAGCTGCCATGATCACGCGAAAAATCGCACCGGCCCTCGCTGCAGGCTGCTCAGTTGTTATCAAACCTCCTCGCGAGACCCCCTTTAGTGCGCTTGCATTGGGCAAGCTTGCTCTCGCTGCGGGCATCCCAGCTGACTGCATCCACGTCGTCCCTACAAGCGACCGACAAGTAGCCTCGGAGTTAGCATTGAATCCCCAAGTGAGGAAGCTGAGCTTCACTGGCTCTACTGGGGTTGGCAAAACACTGACGGCGATGGCTGCGCAAACGATGAAACGGGTCAGCATGGAGCTTGGAGGGAATGCTCCGTTCATTGTATTCCAAGACGCGGATCTGGACCAAGCAGTCGCCGGGGTAATGGTCTGCAAGTTTCGTTCGTCCGGCCAGACCTGTGTG TGTGCAAACCGCATTCTTGTCCATAGGAATGTACAGGAGATGTTCATCGCAAAGCTTATCGAGAAAGTTCGAGCCCTCAAGCTCGGAAGGGGTATAGACGCCGATACGACCCAAGGGCCCTTGGTCAACGCCGCCGCTGTTAAGAAGGTTGCGGAGCACGTTGAGGATGCAATTGGCAAAGGCGCGACTTTGCATACAGGCGGCAAACCACCCAGTCACTTGTCAGGATTCTTCTACGAGCCGACGGTCATCAGTGGTGTTGTACCTGGCATGGCTGTTGCTTCTGAGGAGACCTTTGGCCCACTTGCGgccatcttcaccttcaccagTGAGCAGGAAGCAGTGGCCCTGGCCAACGCTACCGAGTTTGGTCTGGCGGGATACTTCTTTAGTGAGAATATTGGGCGTGCCATGAGAGTGGCGCGCCAGCTTGAGTGTGGTATGGTTGGCGTGAATACAGGACTTATCAGCGCTGCAGAGTCGCCTTTTGGCGGCGTTAAAGAGAGCGGAATGGGGAGAGAAGGCAGCAGGTATGGCCTGCATGAGTATCAAAACATCAAGAGTGTGACAGTCGGCAATTTGCAGGGTTGA